One window of the Actinomyces wuliandei genome contains the following:
- a CDS encoding glutamate--cysteine ligase, giving the protein MARDTDNSLPVESRDDLVAWIAEGCKSADSVRIGTEHEKIPFYLRDYAPVSYEGDHHRPGVRHLLEGLQQDTGWDPITDGPHLIGLADGSGAGAVSLEPGGQLELSGAPLSSLHDTAAELKDHLARTLPLARSLGIGFLSLGAAPTWTRSRVPLMPKSRYAIMARHMPRVGSRGLDMMMRTASVQVNMDFCDEADMVTKLRVSLALQPLITALFANSPFLDAAPSGMLSTRSHIWTDTDPQRTGMLPFAFERSMGYERYVDYALDVPMYFVKRGEVYHDATGGTFRDLLEGRHPDTSERPTLGDWENHLSTLFPEVRLKRVLELRGADTVASDLLPALPALATGVLYHRPSLEAAWDLVRDWTAAQRQQLREDAPRLALEASVHGRRLGAVARDVLALAEDGLRARARLDSVGLDESVLLDPLREIVESGVARAQHLLVRCRDSWGGRLDPLFTENTF; this is encoded by the coding sequence ATGGCCCGTGACACTGACAACTCTCTGCCTGTTGAGAGTCGTGACGACCTTGTCGCCTGGATAGCAGAGGGCTGCAAGTCCGCTGACAGCGTCCGGATAGGCACCGAGCACGAGAAGATCCCTTTTTACCTGCGTGACTACGCTCCGGTCTCCTATGAGGGCGACCACCACCGCCCGGGCGTGCGCCACTTGCTTGAGGGGCTCCAGCAGGACACGGGCTGGGACCCCATTACGGACGGTCCGCATCTGATCGGCCTGGCTGACGGCAGCGGGGCGGGAGCGGTCTCCCTGGAGCCCGGGGGACAGCTGGAGCTGTCAGGAGCCCCCCTGTCCAGCCTGCACGACACCGCAGCCGAGCTCAAGGACCACCTGGCGCGCACCCTGCCTCTGGCCCGTTCCCTGGGTATAGGGTTTCTCAGCCTGGGGGCAGCCCCCACGTGGACCCGCTCCCGGGTACCGCTGATGCCCAAGAGCCGCTACGCCATCATGGCCCGCCACATGCCCAGAGTCGGTTCCCGAGGCCTGGACATGATGATGCGCACTGCCTCGGTCCAGGTCAACATGGACTTCTGCGACGAGGCTGACATGGTGACCAAGCTGCGTGTGTCGCTGGCTCTTCAGCCGCTGATCACGGCCCTGTTTGCCAACTCCCCCTTTCTCGACGCGGCCCCCAGCGGCATGCTGTCCACGCGCTCCCACATCTGGACTGACACGGATCCGCAGCGCACCGGCATGCTCCCGTTCGCTTTCGAGCGGTCCATGGGCTACGAGCGCTACGTGGACTACGCCCTGGACGTTCCCATGTACTTCGTCAAGAGAGGCGAGGTCTACCACGACGCGACCGGCGGCACCTTTCGCGACCTGCTGGAGGGGCGGCACCCCGACACCAGTGAGCGTCCTACCCTGGGGGACTGGGAGAACCACCTGTCCACGCTCTTTCCAGAGGTGCGTCTCAAGCGGGTGCTGGAGCTGCGAGGAGCCGACACTGTCGCCTCCGACCTGCTTCCCGCCCTGCCTGCGCTCGCCACCGGTGTCCTCTACCACCGGCCCTCCCTGGAGGCAGCCTGGGACCTCGTCCGTGACTGGACTGCTGCACAGCGCCAGCAGCTGCGTGAGGACGCGCCGCGCCTGGCGCTGGAGGCAAGTGTGCACGGCCGTAGGCTAGGGGCCGTGGCCCGCGACGTACTGGCGCTGGCCGAGGACGGGCTTCGCGCCCGGGCGCGCCTGGACAGCGTCGGCCTGGACGAGTCCGTTCTCCTCGACCCGCTCAGAGAGATCGTCGAGAGCGGGGTAGCCAGGGCGCAACATCTGCTGGTACGCTGCCGGGACTCCTGGGGTGGAAGACTGGACCCGCTTTTTACCGAGAACACCTTCTAG
- a CDS encoding HAD family hydrolase, whose protein sequence is MEHAPLEPDLLLSLPASVDLRLVVSDMDGTLVDGEGRVPPGFARAVSDMRASGVTFAPASGRQLANLRSVLGPEVDDSPVIAENGALVVQGQEEIHSDTVSAQEAAAAITTVRDLRIDGYDVGAVLACKHCAYVERQDPAFLEQVILYYKELEVVDDLMSVSLGSALKVAVFDFGDVEDGSSQMLAAAVPGVQTVVSGQHWVDMMSFQVSKGRALHALQRRLGVAPEQTAVFGDYLNDLDLYQHAALGFAMRNAHPGVRAVATHVAPAHTEDGVLRTIYELLARICRDEA, encoded by the coding sequence GTGGAACACGCGCCCCTTGAGCCCGACCTCCTTCTGTCCCTGCCCGCCAGCGTCGACCTGCGGCTTGTTGTCAGTGACATGGATGGCACTCTTGTCGACGGAGAGGGAAGGGTGCCTCCTGGGTTCGCCCGGGCTGTGTCGGACATGCGGGCTAGTGGTGTCACTTTTGCCCCTGCGTCAGGACGCCAGTTGGCCAACCTCCGTTCTGTCCTGGGGCCGGAGGTGGACGACAGTCCCGTGATCGCAGAGAACGGAGCCCTGGTGGTCCAGGGGCAGGAGGAGATCCACTCTGACACTGTCAGTGCCCAGGAGGCTGCTGCTGCCATCACCACTGTCAGGGACCTGCGCATCGACGGATATGACGTGGGGGCCGTGCTGGCGTGCAAGCACTGTGCCTATGTCGAGCGCCAGGATCCGGCTTTTCTGGAGCAGGTGATCCTCTACTACAAGGAGCTGGAGGTCGTGGACGACCTCATGTCGGTCTCCCTGGGCTCCGCCCTGAAGGTAGCTGTCTTTGACTTCGGCGACGTCGAGGACGGGAGCTCGCAGATGCTGGCAGCCGCTGTTCCCGGGGTTCAGACCGTGGTCTCAGGGCAGCACTGGGTGGACATGATGTCCTTTCAGGTCTCCAAGGGCAGGGCTCTCCATGCCCTGCAGAGGCGCCTGGGAGTGGCACCGGAGCAGACAGCGGTCTTTGGCGACTACCTCAACGACCTTGACCTCTACCAGCACGCCGCACTGGGATTTGCGATGCGTAACGCGCACCCCGGGGTCCGTGCCGTGGCCACGCACGTTGCTCCCGCTCATACCGAGGACGGCGTCCTGCGTACGATCTACGAGCTTCTCGCCCGGATCTGCCGCGACGAGGCCTGA
- a CDS encoding RNA-binding S4 domain-containing protein, with protein sequence MTRASADRYRPTRAPRQAEGGDPASARVDVWLWSVRQVKSRSAATAACRAGHVRVNGETAKPSQHLTVGDEVRLRVNGFDRYLRVERVLVKRVGAPVARTAFTDFSPPRPSPLDAPAAVVRSRGAGRPTKKERRQLDALMGGGRHRSTPSAHGDSEA encoded by the coding sequence ATGACTCGTGCTTCAGCAGATAGGTACCGTCCGACGAGAGCCCCTCGGCAAGCAGAGGGGGGCGACCCGGCCTCGGCCCGTGTTGACGTGTGGCTGTGGAGCGTCAGACAGGTAAAGTCACGGTCCGCTGCCACCGCCGCCTGCCGGGCCGGACACGTTCGTGTCAACGGTGAGACCGCCAAGCCCTCCCAGCACCTCACGGTCGGGGATGAGGTACGTCTGCGTGTCAACGGCTTTGACCGCTATCTTCGGGTCGAGCGCGTCCTGGTCAAGCGCGTGGGCGCCCCGGTGGCGCGTACGGCCTTTACCGACTTCTCCCCTCCCAGGCCCTCCCCCTTGGACGCCCCGGCAGCAGTAGTGCGCAGCCGAGGCGCTGGTCGGCCTACCAAGAAGGAGCGCCGACAACTCGATGCCCTCATGGGCGGCGGTCGGCACAGGAGCACCCCGTCTGCTCACGGCGACTCCGAGGCATAG
- a CDS encoding HNH endonuclease family protein: MRKDRNGRVTASRRALALVSALVAASATATCALALGHPGTGPWAAAAAADPEAQVPWDDRQALVLDTREALAALDDLPADSPATQSWAEGGSRTGWFGDAWSDVDGDGCDTRNEILARDLTDLDFSRAPGLQSQEEGRGEGASVCPDATVWSATLHDPYTGAEVPFERGQDTSAAVQIDHVVPLNYLYAHGAWTWDQHTRVLAANDPLNLLAVDGQANQEKGACGPATCPVGSSETGSWLTDADGGWWPRREYRCEYARRFVSVSSEYGLGLPDADKDALRATLSDCLAGGDGASSALERAAGSAQDISTEILRHPWYSVLAAAGAALLGWGLVRRGLTRVRPRRTRTSSRRRARRRTGGRRGR; encoded by the coding sequence GTGCGCAAGGACAGGAACGGCAGGGTCACTGCCTCCCGGAGGGCTCTCGCGCTGGTCAGTGCCCTGGTCGCTGCCAGCGCGACGGCGACGTGCGCCCTCGCGCTGGGCCACCCTGGTACGGGGCCGTGGGCCGCAGCTGCTGCTGCCGACCCTGAGGCCCAGGTGCCCTGGGACGACCGTCAGGCTCTCGTGCTGGACACGCGCGAGGCCCTGGCAGCTCTTGACGACCTGCCTGCGGACTCCCCCGCCACACAGTCCTGGGCAGAGGGCGGCTCACGCACGGGCTGGTTCGGTGATGCATGGAGCGACGTGGACGGTGACGGCTGTGACACCCGTAACGAGATCCTGGCTCGGGATCTCACTGACCTCGACTTCTCACGCGCCCCAGGCTTGCAGAGCCAGGAGGAGGGGCGCGGTGAGGGTGCGTCGGTGTGCCCTGACGCCACGGTGTGGTCCGCGACCCTGCACGATCCGTACACGGGAGCTGAGGTTCCCTTTGAACGTGGTCAGGACACCTCAGCCGCAGTGCAGATCGACCACGTGGTACCACTCAATTACCTTTACGCGCACGGGGCCTGGACCTGGGACCAGCACACCCGGGTACTGGCAGCCAATGACCCGCTGAACCTGCTCGCCGTGGACGGACAGGCCAACCAGGAAAAAGGTGCCTGTGGGCCCGCTACCTGCCCGGTCGGGTCCTCCGAGACTGGCTCCTGGCTCACTGACGCCGACGGGGGCTGGTGGCCGCGCCGCGAGTACCGCTGCGAGTACGCGCGGCGCTTCGTCTCAGTCTCCTCCGAGTACGGGCTGGGACTACCTGATGCTGACAAGGACGCGCTACGGGCCACGTTGTCTGACTGCCTCGCTGGTGGTGACGGTGCCTCCTCTGCCCTGGAACGGGCTGCTGGGTCGGCACAGGACATCAGCACCGAGATCCTGCGCCACCCATGGTACTCGGTGCTCGCTGCCGCAGGTGCGGCTCTTCTGGGCTGGGGCCTGGTACGACGGGGCCTGACGAGGGTCAGGCCCCGTCGTACCAGGACGTCGTCGCGGCGACGGGCACGACGACGGACAGGAGGTCGTCGAGGCCGCTGA
- the pgl gene encoding 6-phosphogluconolactonase, which yields MVQGDSAAAATQEAARSTLEAATRRLARPTLQVSDSLSQAAAAAAADTVRALAEAVAARGTAHLALTGGSGGMALADHLAQELAGEPIQVREAVHLWFGDERFVPAADPERNDLLAAPLVRVGVLDSQVHRLAGPEVVSSLESSTDVLMQDLKAHRLDRDPFDVIHLGLGPDAHVCSLFPGHPAVLTTGRPAVAVRDSPKPPPQRCSLTFEVLHRARHVMVVVGGQGKAEAVTRSLGPISTTGSAADDAVDAVDAVDIVTAPASCARGEQTTWYLDVEAASGLGGVQPGTRA from the coding sequence GTGGTACAAGGCGACAGCGCAGCCGCTGCGACGCAGGAGGCTGCACGTAGCACCCTTGAGGCCGCGACACGTAGGCTGGCGCGGCCGACCCTCCAGGTCAGCGACTCCCTCTCCCAGGCTGCTGCGGCCGCAGCAGCCGACACCGTCCGTGCCCTGGCGGAGGCGGTCGCTGCGCGAGGAACAGCCCACCTGGCACTCACCGGAGGTTCAGGAGGCATGGCCCTGGCTGACCACCTGGCCCAGGAGCTGGCCGGGGAGCCGATCCAGGTACGTGAGGCGGTGCACCTGTGGTTCGGTGACGAGCGCTTTGTCCCCGCCGCCGATCCCGAGCGCAACGACCTGCTGGCAGCACCGCTAGTCCGTGTCGGCGTCCTGGACAGCCAGGTCCACCGTCTGGCAGGTCCCGAGGTCGTCAGCAGCCTGGAGTCCTCCACGGACGTGCTGATGCAGGACCTGAAGGCTCACCGGCTGGACCGTGACCCCTTCGACGTCATTCATCTGGGGCTGGGGCCCGACGCCCACGTGTGCTCCTTGTTCCCCGGCCACCCGGCGGTGCTGACCACAGGGCGGCCTGCGGTAGCGGTACGTGACTCCCCCAAGCCTCCGCCGCAACGGTGCTCACTGACCTTCGAGGTCCTGCACCGTGCACGTCACGTCATGGTGGTGGTCGGCGGGCAGGGCAAGGCGGAGGCAGTCACCCGGAGCCTGGGTCCCATAAGCACCACAGGCAGCGCTGCGGACGACGCCGTAGACGCCGTAGACGCCGTAGACATTGTCACTGCTCCCGCCTCCTGTGCCCGGGGGGAGCAGACGACCTGGTACCTCGACGTCGAGGCTGCCTCAGGACTCGGTGGTGTCCAGCCGGGGACCAGAGCCTGA
- a CDS encoding glucose-6-phosphate dehydrogenase assembly protein OpcA, with the protein MITTLTATTTTEVVAQVLEQEGSSGSSRVLTLVISTSPEGLEEALCAAHGASLDHPCRVIAVVTPSVGTSSHSESHKTGTGAGGHEHTSSGGHLDAQVRVGHDAGAGETIVLFPWGEAAEHTDTLVVPFLLPDTPVVVWWPWRAPAAPAKDPLGLLATTRITNTPAQKDPAAALAALAPVSVRGDIDLAWTRITLWRAMVASTLDSAVRSGRLSSIQVAGEPRNSSIRLMETWLRLRLGVEVTRRDEPGARGIASITARTPEGDIVIARHDHERVTVTRPGWTGPQVVTMERREPIATLNEELRRLTPDLVYQEVLTAFGKDLSVPAAPQLGQIPAQPSR; encoded by the coding sequence ATGATCACGACGCTCACTGCCACGACAACTACCGAGGTCGTCGCTCAGGTCCTGGAACAGGAAGGCTCCTCCGGGTCCTCACGAGTCCTCACCCTGGTGATCTCCACCAGTCCCGAGGGGCTGGAGGAGGCCCTGTGCGCGGCCCACGGTGCCAGCCTCGACCACCCCTGCCGGGTGATTGCCGTGGTGACACCGTCCGTCGGCACCTCCTCTCACTCAGAGTCCCACAAGACAGGCACAGGGGCGGGGGGCCACGAGCACACCTCCTCCGGAGGGCACCTGGACGCCCAGGTCCGGGTGGGCCACGACGCCGGCGCGGGCGAGACGATCGTGCTCTTCCCCTGGGGTGAGGCCGCCGAGCACACCGACACCCTGGTGGTGCCCTTCCTCTTGCCGGACACGCCCGTCGTGGTGTGGTGGCCGTGGCGAGCACCTGCGGCCCCGGCCAAGGACCCCCTGGGGCTCCTGGCCACGACCCGGATCACCAACACTCCTGCCCAGAAGGACCCAGCGGCCGCGTTGGCCGCTCTGGCCCCGGTGTCAGTGCGGGGTGACATCGACCTGGCCTGGACACGGATCACCCTGTGGCGGGCCATGGTGGCCTCCACGCTGGACTCTGCGGTGCGCTCAGGAAGGCTCAGCAGCATCCAGGTGGCGGGTGAGCCCAGGAACTCCTCAATCCGTCTCATGGAGACCTGGCTGCGCCTGCGCCTGGGGGTGGAGGTCACCAGGCGCGACGAGCCAGGAGCCAGGGGGATTGCCTCGATCACGGCTCGTACGCCAGAGGGTGACATCGTCATCGCCCGCCACGACCACGAGCGGGTGACGGTCACACGTCCAGGTTGGACAGGCCCACAGGTGGTGACCATGGAGCGCCGGGAGCCGATAGCAACCCTCAACGAGGAGCTGCGCCGCCTGACCCCGGATCTTGTCTACCAGGAGGTCCTCACCGCCTTCGGCAAGGACCTCTCAGTCCCTGCCGCTCCGCAGCTCGGCCAGATACCTGCTCAACCGTCCCGCTAG
- the zwf gene encoding glucose-6-phosphate dehydrogenase: MFGITGDLARHKLLPAVYDLANRGLLSPRFCLVGVGRRPWNDEDMRRYVRQAALSGARTPWRPAIWEQLAAGMRFVEFASFEDDTAYRSLTDVVTSLDTSRGTGGNRAFYLSIPPGWFPAVTERVARSGLVDEAAGSWRRVVVEKPFGHDRASARELDELVGRIVRPDDVFRVDHYLGKETVQNILALRFANTMLEPLWNQRYVDHVQVTMAEDIGIGTRAGYYDTIGSARDVIQNHLLQLLALTAMEEPTSMEAHAVRAEKEKVLDAVRLERDGVLDLGLTTARGRYGVGFQGGQQVRGYLEEDGVALGSRTETYAAVRLEIANRRWAGVPFYLRTGKRLARRVTEVAVVFKQPPFLPFAQAATTGLGANTIVLRIQPDEGITLRLASKVPGTQMELRDVTMDFGYGASFNEESPEAYERLILDALLGDAPLFPHQREVDLSWRILDPVIEYWASSGAPEEYRPGSWGPSSAHDLLARDGRTWRRS, from the coding sequence ATGTTTGGCATTACTGGTGACCTAGCACGTCACAAGCTCCTTCCCGCCGTCTACGACCTGGCTAACCGGGGCCTGCTGTCCCCACGGTTCTGCCTGGTGGGGGTGGGCCGCCGTCCCTGGAACGACGAGGACATGCGTCGCTACGTGAGGCAGGCTGCCCTCTCCGGGGCCAGGACGCCGTGGCGGCCGGCGATCTGGGAGCAGCTCGCCGCTGGGATGCGCTTTGTGGAGTTTGCCTCCTTCGAGGACGACACCGCCTACCGGAGCCTCACCGACGTCGTCACCAGCCTGGACACATCCCGGGGAACTGGGGGCAACCGGGCCTTCTACCTGTCGATCCCCCCGGGCTGGTTCCCCGCCGTCACCGAGCGCGTCGCCCGCTCCGGGCTGGTAGACGAGGCGGCCGGCTCCTGGCGCCGGGTGGTTGTTGAGAAGCCCTTCGGGCACGACCGGGCCTCGGCCAGGGAGCTGGACGAGCTCGTGGGCAGGATCGTGCGGCCCGACGACGTCTTCCGCGTGGACCACTACCTGGGCAAGGAGACGGTCCAGAACATCCTGGCGCTGCGGTTCGCCAACACGATGCTCGAGCCCCTGTGGAACCAGCGCTACGTGGACCATGTCCAGGTCACCATGGCTGAGGACATCGGCATCGGGACCCGGGCCGGCTACTACGACACGATCGGCTCGGCGCGTGACGTCATCCAGAACCACCTGCTCCAGCTCCTTGCCCTGACCGCCATGGAGGAGCCGACCTCGATGGAGGCCCACGCCGTCAGGGCGGAGAAGGAGAAGGTCCTGGACGCGGTGCGCCTGGAGCGTGACGGCGTTCTGGACCTGGGGCTGACCACGGCCAGGGGGCGGTACGGGGTCGGGTTCCAGGGGGGCCAGCAGGTCCGTGGCTACCTGGAGGAGGATGGCGTCGCCCTTGGCTCACGTACAGAGACCTATGCTGCGGTGCGTCTGGAGATCGCCAACCGACGGTGGGCAGGAGTCCCCTTCTACCTGCGCACAGGCAAGCGGCTGGCCCGTCGCGTGACCGAGGTGGCTGTCGTCTTCAAGCAGCCGCCGTTCCTGCCCTTTGCCCAGGCTGCTACCACTGGCCTGGGGGCCAACACGATCGTGCTGCGTATCCAGCCCGACGAGGGCATCACCCTGAGGCTGGCCTCCAAGGTTCCCGGCACGCAGATGGAGCTGCGCGACGTCACCATGGACTTCGGCTACGGGGCCTCCTTCAACGAGGAGTCTCCGGAGGCCTACGAACGCCTTATCCTGGACGCACTCCTGGGTGACGCCCCGCTGTTCCCCCACCAGCGCGAGGTAGACCTCTCCTGGAGGATCCTGGACCCTGTCATTGAGTACTGGGCGTCCTCAGGCGCCCCCGAGGAGTACCGGCCCGGGTCCTGGGGCCCCTCCAGCGCCCACGACCTGCTGGCTCGTGACGGCCGTACCTGGAGGCGTTCATGA
- the gndA gene encoding NADP-dependent phosphogluconate dehydrogenase, producing the protein MTDFTPAPASADIGVLGLGVMGANLARNLARHGHTVALFNRTLARTERLMDSHGSEGVFVPASRLRDFVASLRVPRVAIVMVQAGAATEEVISELADLMEPGDIIVDAGNTLYTDTRRREEALRSRGLHFVGMGVSGGQEGALLGPSIMPGGTEESYRRLGPMLESIAADAGGAPCCTHVGPDGAGHFVKMVHNGIEYADMQLIAEAYDLLRHVGGLTVPEVAEVFHSWKDSELDSYLIDVTSEVLSHTDPATGQPFVDVVVDTAGQKGTGVWTTQTALELGVAVPAIAEATFARATSASYQARAAVRAAGADPGAAPAPLQDADRQTFIDSVRQALYGSKIAAYAQGFDEIATASQRFDWDIVLSDMARIWRAGCIIRARFLDDIAQAYQEDPQMASLLTAPVFSRALARVLPAWRQVVATAALSGTAAPAFAASLAYVDQLRASRLPAALIQAQRDFFGSHTYHRVDDPTGVYHTLWTAEGRQEEKWV; encoded by the coding sequence ATGACTGACTTCACTCCTGCACCGGCCTCAGCCGATATCGGTGTCCTCGGACTGGGGGTGATGGGTGCGAACCTGGCCCGCAACCTGGCCCGCCACGGCCACACCGTGGCCCTGTTCAACCGCACCCTGGCGCGTACCGAGCGCCTCATGGACAGCCACGGCTCGGAAGGGGTCTTCGTCCCGGCGAGCAGGCTCCGCGACTTCGTCGCCTCCCTGCGTGTCCCGCGTGTGGCGATCGTCATGGTCCAGGCGGGAGCGGCCACCGAGGAGGTCATCTCCGAGCTTGCTGACCTCATGGAGCCCGGTGACATCATCGTCGATGCTGGCAACACCCTCTACACCGACACCCGGCGGCGTGAGGAGGCCCTGCGCTCCCGGGGGCTGCACTTCGTGGGTATGGGGGTCTCCGGTGGCCAGGAGGGAGCGCTGCTCGGTCCCTCCATCATGCCGGGGGGCACCGAGGAGTCCTACCGACGGCTGGGACCGATGCTGGAGTCGATCGCCGCCGACGCCGGGGGCGCACCCTGCTGCACGCACGTGGGCCCGGACGGTGCGGGGCACTTTGTCAAGATGGTCCACAACGGCATTGAGTACGCCGATATGCAGCTCATTGCCGAGGCCTACGACCTGCTGCGTCATGTCGGGGGCCTGACTGTGCCGGAGGTTGCCGAGGTCTTCCACAGCTGGAAGGACTCCGAGCTCGACTCCTACCTCATTGACGTCACCAGCGAGGTGCTCTCCCACACGGATCCCGCTACCGGGCAGCCTTTTGTGGACGTCGTCGTGGATACCGCCGGGCAGAAGGGCACCGGGGTGTGGACCACACAGACCGCCCTGGAGCTGGGCGTGGCTGTCCCTGCCATCGCTGAGGCGACCTTTGCCCGCGCCACCTCCGCCTCCTACCAGGCCCGTGCCGCGGTGCGCGCGGCAGGAGCCGACCCGGGGGCTGCACCTGCGCCGCTCCAGGACGCCGACCGGCAGACTTTCATCGACTCCGTCAGGCAGGCTCTCTACGGCTCCAAGATCGCTGCCTACGCCCAGGGCTTCGACGAGATCGCCACCGCCTCGCAGCGGTTCGACTGGGACATCGTGCTCAGTGACATGGCCAGGATCTGGAGGGCAGGCTGCATCATCCGGGCACGCTTCCTGGACGACATCGCCCAGGCCTACCAGGAGGACCCTCAGATGGCGAGCCTTCTGACCGCACCAGTCTTCTCCCGGGCGCTGGCCCGCGTCCTGCCCGCGTGGCGACAGGTCGTGGCTACCGCAGCCCTGTCGGGCACGGCCGCACCAGCCTTCGCCGCGTCGCTGGCCTATGTCGACCAGCTGCGTGCCTCCCGGCTTCCTGCCGCGCTCATCCAAGCACAGCGTGACTTCTTCGGCTCCCACACCTACCACCGGGTGGATGACCCCACAGGCGTGTACCACACCCTGTGGACCGCTGAAGGCCGCCAGGAGGAGAAATGGGTCTAA
- a CDS encoding FHA domain-containing protein, translating to MSSTPIEQDPSSTQAFGAVDASPAPSPLTGLNQQDAAAIAALPPGTALLLVHHGPTTGARFLLDAAETTVGRHPRADIFLDDVTVSRKHAVFSSLPEGGYGVRDSGSLNGTYVNRTRVEQVVLQAGDEVQIGKYRMTYHPGPQQATAAQ from the coding sequence ATGTCGAGCACGCCGATCGAGCAGGATCCCTCCTCCACCCAGGCCTTCGGGGCTGTTGACGCCAGCCCCGCGCCCTCCCCGCTGACCGGGCTGAACCAGCAGGATGCTGCCGCGATTGCCGCCCTGCCCCCGGGGACTGCGCTGCTGCTTGTGCACCATGGACCGACGACAGGTGCGCGCTTCCTGCTGGACGCTGCGGAGACGACCGTGGGCCGCCACCCCCGTGCCGATATCTTTCTGGACGACGTCACCGTCTCCCGCAAGCACGCGGTGTTCTCCTCCCTGCCGGAGGGCGGCTACGGTGTCCGGGACTCGGGCTCCCTCAACGGCACCTACGTGAACCGCACCCGGGTGGAGCAGGTAGTCCTCCAGGCGGGAGACGAGGTCCAGATCGGAAAGTACCGCATGACGTATCACCCCGGTCCCCAGCAGGCCACAGCCGCGCAGTGA
- a CDS encoding MerR family transcriptional regulator, whose protein sequence is MTVSSARAGGRRGREDVRDTVKDTVSSPEPPLPEVSGTWPHGMSRRPEMKIGQVVDALRPEFPALSISKLRYLEGAGLISPHRVGNGYRRYSQADIERLRYSLRAQRDEYLPLSVIRQRLAALDAGSAAAVSPVARVVARDGRLVDSGPMDLDSLLALSGARESQVDELVSIGLISPDARGLYSSGSLRTVRLALEITRLGVPLRNLRSVRSAAEREADAIDQAVTPRRSRSRDAGEESARALADLVGELHDVLLHRAVDALS, encoded by the coding sequence GTGACCGTGTCCTCCGCGAGGGCCGGCGGCAGGAGGGGCAGGGAGGACGTCAGGGACACTGTTAAGGACACTGTCTCCTCCCCGGAGCCCCCCTTGCCTGAGGTCTCCGGGACGTGGCCGCACGGGATGTCCCGGAGACCGGAGATGAAGATCGGCCAGGTCGTCGACGCCCTGAGACCGGAGTTTCCCGCGCTGTCTATCTCCAAGCTCCGGTACCTGGAGGGTGCGGGACTGATCTCCCCGCACCGTGTCGGTAACGGATATCGCCGCTACTCCCAGGCAGACATCGAACGGCTCAGGTACTCGCTGCGTGCCCAGCGTGACGAGTACCTGCCCCTGAGCGTCATCAGGCAGCGTCTGGCTGCGCTGGACGCTGGCAGCGCCGCTGCGGTCTCTCCGGTGGCGCGAGTCGTGGCGCGTGACGGCAGGCTCGTTGACTCCGGCCCCATGGACCTCGACTCCCTCCTGGCGCTGTCGGGCGCCCGGGAGTCCCAGGTTGACGAGCTTGTCAGCATCGGCCTGATCAGCCCCGACGCACGTGGCCTCTACTCCTCGGGCAGCCTGCGGACCGTGCGACTAGCTCTGGAGATCACTCGACTGGGCGTCCCGCTGCGCAACCTGCGGTCGGTACGTAGCGCTGCTGAGCGTGAGGCCGACGCTATCGACCAGGCTGTCACACCTCGGCGGTCCCGGTCCCGCGACGCTGGGGAGGAGTCGGCCCGCGCCCTGGCTGATCTCGTGGGGGAGCTGCACGATGTGCTCCTGCACCGTGCTGTCGACGCGTTGTCCTGA
- a CDS encoding MerR family transcriptional regulator, with protein sequence MLFGDPLQHLEPHSGYRGPVACRAAGITYRQLDYWARTGLVEPSVRGAKGSGSQRLYSFRDILVLKIVKRLLDTGVSLQQIRSAVKTLHLRGVEDLSSITLMSDGASVYECTSAEEVVDLVAGGQGVFGIAVGRVWHEVEGTLAQLPVDHAAGAPAVEDELARRRAARRDHAV encoded by the coding sequence ATGCTCTTCGGTGACCCGCTTCAGCACCTGGAGCCCCACTCCGGCTACCGGGGCCCCGTGGCCTGCCGGGCAGCCGGCATCACCTACCGCCAGCTTGACTACTGGGCACGGACCGGACTGGTTGAGCCCTCGGTGCGCGGGGCCAAGGGCTCAGGCTCGCAGCGCCTCTACTCCTTCAGGGACATCCTGGTGCTCAAGATCGTCAAGCGGCTCCTGGACACGGGGGTGTCCCTCCAGCAGATCCGCTCGGCGGTCAAGACCCTCCACCTGCGAGGTGTTGAGGACCTGTCCTCCATTACGCTCATGAGTGACGGGGCCTCCGTCTACGAGTGCACCTCGGCTGAGGAGGTCGTTGACCTGGTTGCCGGGGGGCAGGGAGTCTTTGGCATCGCCGTGGGGCGGGTGTGGCACGAGGTCGAGGGGACGCTGGCCCAGTTACCGGTGGACCACGCCGCCGGGGCGCCTGCCGTCGAGGACGAGCTGGCAAGACGCCGCGCAGCCAGGAGGGACCACGCCGTGTGA